One Loxodonta africana isolate mLoxAfr1 chromosome 6, mLoxAfr1.hap2, whole genome shotgun sequence DNA window includes the following coding sequences:
- the GPR35 gene encoding G-protein coupled receptor 35 has translation MNESCNNSQQSSPPWVAHLSSAYAALLLLLGLLLNGLALWVLCCRLPRWTETRVYMVNLAAADLCLLCALPFMLLNLRYRESDTLFCQLSQGIYLVNRYMSVSLIMAIAVDRYLAVRHPLRARGLRSPSRAAAVCALLWVLVGSSLAARWTLSVQEGGFCFSTNTRHHIDSVVFSLLGFYLPLIVLVFCSLQVVAGLAQRPLADSAQAEATRKAARMVWANLAVFVVCFLPLHVVLTVYYAIGPHSCAWRQVFKYSLYFTSRLSDANCCLDAICYYYMAKEFQEARSLALGAKAHRSQESVGVVLT, from the coding sequence ATGAACGAATCCTGCAACAACAGCCAGCAGTCCTCGCCGCCCTGGGTCGCCCACCTGTCCTCGGCCTACGCggctttgctgctgctgctgggccTGCTGCTCAACGGCCTGGCGCTCTGGGTGCTGTGCTGCCGCTTGCCACGGTGGACGGAGACACGAGTCTACATGGTCAACCTGGCGGCTGCCGACCTGTGCCTGCTGTGTGCCCTGCCCTTTATGCTGCTCAACCTGCGGTACCGGGAGTCTGACACGCTGTTCTGCCAGCTCTCCCAGGGCATCTACCTGGTCAACAGGTACATGAGTGTCAGCCTGATCATGGCCATCGCCGTGGACCGCTACCTGGCTGTGCGGCACCCCCTGCGCGCCCGAGGGCTGCGCTCGCCAAGCCGGGCTGCGGCTGTGTGCGCACTGCTCTGGGTGCTGGTGGGAAGCTCCCTGGCGGCCCGCTGGACCCTGAGTGTGCAAGAGGGTGGCTTCTGCTTCTCCACCAACACCCGGCACCACATTGACAGTGTGGTCTTCTCACTGCTGGGGTTCTACCTGCCACTGATCGTGCTGGTTTTCTGCTCCCTGCAGGTGGTGGCCGGCCTGGCCCAGAGGCCACTAGCCGACTCGGCCCAGGCGGAGGCCACCCGGAAGGCCGCTCGCATGGTCTGGGCGAACCTGGCAGTGTTTGTGGTCTGCTTCTTGCCGCTGCACGTAGTGCTGACGGTGTACTACGCCATAGGCCCGCACAGCTGTGCCTGGCGCCAAGTGTTTAAGTACTCTCTCTACTTCACCTCCAGGCTCTCGGATGCCAACTGCTGCCTGGATGCCATCTGCTACTACTACATGGCCAAAGAGTTCCAGGAGGCCCGCTCTTTGGCCCTTGGGGCCAAGGCCCACAGGAGCCAAGAGTCTGTGGGTGTGGTCCTCACCTAG